AGAGGTCTCCGGCTCGATCCCGATTCATGTGCATATCGCTGAAGGGCCGGAAGACCAGGAGAGGAGTCTTTCGCTCTACGACCAGAGAGTGCTGGAGAGATTTCACAGAAGCGGCCTGATGAGTCCGGGCTCTATATACGCCCACTGTATCCACACCACGCCCGAAGAGAGAGAGTTGATTCCCAAGACTGGCGGAAATTTAGTGGTGAACGTCCAGTCGAACACGAACAACGGAGTAGGTCTGCCGGACTGGAAGAGCTTTTTAAGAGAGGGTATCGAAACGGCTATCGGGAACGACGGCTACGGTTTCAACCTCTGCCACGATGTGAGGTTCGCACTTCTTGCGCCCCATTACCTCTCCAGAGATCCGAGGGTGTCGGGTAGCCAGGACCTGAAAGATACGCTTTTCGGAGCCAATTACCGTCTGGCAACCAGGACTTTCGGAGCAAATCTCGGAACCGTTCGCGAGGGAAGCGCGGCCGACCTGGTCGTGATCGATTACTCCAGTCCGACGCCGGTAAAGGCCGGGAACTTTCTCGATCATTACTTCTTTGGGATCTGTGATAACATTAAGGTTACGGACGTCTTTGTCTCCGGAAGGCATGTACTCTCCGGCGGAAGGGCGACGCTGGTCGATGAAGAAGAGATCTACTCTGAGGCCAGAAGACTCTCGTTAAATCTATGGAAGAGAATATAGGGGGCGATACTGTGGACCTGTCCGCAAGACTCGGCAAACTATCACTCTCCAATCCCGTGATGCCCGCTTCGGGGCCGCTGACGGGCGACGATAAAAAGATGCTCTCGATAGCCGCATTCGGCGTCGGGGCGATGGTGACCAAGACTATCTCCACCGTGGCTGCGAAAGTGCCGCGGCCGTGCATAATCGCCACGAACAGTTACGTCGTCAACACTGAGCTCTGGAGCGAGTTCCCTTACGAAAGATGGCTCGAAGAATTCATTCCGGCTTTCAGGGGTGAATCAGATCTTCCGCTGATCGTCAGTTTGGGATATTCGCCGAACGATCTCGAAAAGCTGGTGCCCCTTTTCGATAAATACGCCGACGCCTTCGAGCTATCTACCCATTACGTGGCCGACGATCCATCGCTGATGGAGGAGCTGATATCGGCCGTCAAGA
This portion of the Mesotoga infera genome encodes:
- a CDS encoding amidohydrolase family protein, whose protein sequence is MQLNNVSIYTNDGEFIERGYVTIEGGEIVAVGAGERRYEGENLDFSGRLVMPSFVNAHTHIYSTLSRGMRLSRFNPGSFTELLEQLWWRLDRSLTLEELRISGYVASIESLKSGVTTLFDHSSSPNAINGSLETIAGAVNETGLRYCGAYEVSDRDGTKARDEGIRENMEFSRFNTPFRRGFFGMHASLTLSRETLSLVSKEVSGSIPIHVHIAEGPEDQERSLSLYDQRVLERFHRSGLMSPGSIYAHCIHTTPEERELIPKTGGNLVVNVQSNTNNGVGLPDWKSFLREGIETAIGNDGYGFNLCHDVRFALLAPHYLSRDPRVSGSQDLKDTLFGANYRLATRTFGANLGTVREGSAADLVVIDYSSPTPVKAGNFLDHYFFGICDNIKVTDVFVSGRHVLSGGRATLVDEEEIYSEARRLSLNLWKRI